A region from the Gemmatimonadota bacterium genome encodes:
- a CDS encoding M20/M25/M40 family metallo-hydrolase gives MSKDDGLPEIPSWEELGISPEELKELEDELAKEEAGAAGPRAAGGDSAAAPSKAGSAPPEKKPAAPPRGPARARASEPPSSPKAAKRRFWQRRSASSGEGAAASSRAGKARPSGPASPPPPETGATPPSPRLRGPLTVLLLLGLAWMASSTRSIPGPVAADAPDSVFSSERAFQHLERIARAAHPPGSPEHAAVREYLVTTLRGMGLDPEVQTTTEVIGRGSQARAATVRNIVARMPGTGAPGAVLATAHYDGREVSHGAGDDGTGVVALLEAVRALRTGPPLAHDVILLITDAEELGLIGARAFVNQHPWMQDVAVALSFEMRGGGGPAMMFETGIDNGWIVEQYRAASPAPATNSLSFEVYKRLPNDTDFTPFREAGTQGLNFAAIGRAHLYHQEYDRPENLSHATLQHHGVQALALLRHLGNADLSALDAPDRVHFSLPFVGVLTYAPVWSWVLSAALLLLFVTLGLLGQRAGLRMGGVALGTLLSVLAVMGSAAIGWALLQWLPRFHPEAGHLHGSMFHSEGPYVLALALAVTGFTLVLTAVGRRLASVGELALGASILPMLSAVALGVVAPMGAMNLQWPALAMLLAAAVALRVGRGVRPGWVRWILWLALSVPVLAFGVPLVELLWLAMSFGLAAALGGLIALFALMLWPLLDLAREPNGWWSTTVAIVAAAVLIGVGLARARPSPDRPLPSTLLYVMDRGDGSAVWAMDPAARAADATARADLIWEREKGGVPDTVRALPAVLPAQLQYATSPAPPVGAAPIEVALVTDSARSGATAPIQVRVRSALGAEALRFQFPEGGVRPLAINGQPLSGMPGLTTVDHWGTPAADAVVLDLDPVSIRGPVLFTVVETLLRPEELLGAQAFARPPELAPDITRYSDRALIRTPVQIDLSTRGVTLGTGGVAQAPAAGPAPTLEPEVAVELFARDRISTVDPEFATTFSPDGRTLYFNRTDARRQRFALLASLLRGSTWSDPEPVPFAAADGRDIDPFVAPDGDRIWFSSDRPRAGTSVSSFSTWYVERTATGWSAPIDPGVPFNSDSADVFVSQARDGTVVFSSTRSGPRRVYQTHPERDGWAEPVALRFGSLEEASNPLIAPDGSFILLSLVGPTEAAPDLYVTCRGPDGDWEAPRRLPDGINSPFAEFAPALHPVDGALYFTSERPGILGPVPDSIRPPGDLYRADPTWRVPCDTTGRSREPVPGVP, from the coding sequence GTGAGCAAAGACGACGGGTTGCCGGAGATCCCTTCCTGGGAGGAGCTGGGCATCTCCCCGGAGGAGCTGAAGGAGCTCGAAGACGAGTTGGCCAAAGAGGAGGCGGGGGCAGCAGGCCCCCGGGCCGCTGGGGGTGACTCGGCTGCGGCCCCCTCCAAGGCCGGCTCGGCCCCTCCCGAGAAGAAACCTGCGGCGCCACCCCGCGGTCCTGCGCGCGCGCGCGCGTCGGAGCCGCCGTCTTCGCCGAAGGCAGCCAAGCGGCGCTTCTGGCAGCGCCGCTCCGCCTCGTCGGGCGAGGGCGCCGCGGCCTCGTCGAGGGCAGGGAAGGCTCGTCCGTCCGGACCGGCTTCGCCGCCGCCTCCTGAGACCGGGGCTACGCCACCGTCGCCCCGGCTGCGTGGTCCGCTCACCGTCCTGCTGCTTCTGGGCCTGGCCTGGATGGCAAGTTCGACGCGTTCCATCCCCGGACCCGTCGCGGCGGACGCACCCGATTCGGTCTTTTCGTCGGAGCGCGCGTTCCAGCACCTGGAGCGCATCGCCCGCGCCGCCCATCCGCCGGGCTCACCAGAGCACGCCGCCGTTCGTGAGTACCTGGTCACCACGTTGCGGGGGATGGGGCTCGATCCCGAGGTGCAGACCACAACGGAGGTGATTGGTCGCGGGTCACAGGCGCGCGCCGCCACCGTGCGCAACATCGTCGCGCGGATGCCTGGTACCGGCGCGCCAGGCGCGGTGCTGGCCACGGCCCACTACGACGGGCGCGAGGTCTCCCATGGAGCCGGGGACGACGGCACCGGCGTGGTGGCACTGCTGGAGGCTGTGCGGGCGCTCCGAACCGGACCGCCGTTGGCACACGACGTGATCCTCCTCATCACGGATGCGGAGGAGCTCGGTTTGATCGGTGCTCGTGCTTTCGTGAACCAGCATCCCTGGATGCAGGACGTCGCGGTCGCGCTTTCGTTCGAGATGCGGGGTGGGGGAGGGCCGGCGATGATGTTCGAGACCGGCATCGACAACGGCTGGATCGTGGAGCAGTATCGGGCGGCCTCTCCGGCGCCCGCGACCAACTCGCTTTCCTTCGAGGTCTACAAGCGACTCCCCAACGACACCGACTTCACGCCCTTTCGCGAGGCCGGCACGCAGGGGCTCAACTTCGCGGCGATCGGACGCGCGCACCTCTACCACCAGGAATACGATCGACCGGAGAATCTGTCGCACGCGACGCTGCAGCATCACGGTGTGCAGGCGCTGGCGCTGCTCCGTCACCTGGGGAACGCCGACCTGAGCGCTCTGGACGCGCCGGACCGCGTCCACTTCTCTCTTCCGTTCGTGGGCGTGCTGACCTACGCCCCCGTCTGGTCCTGGGTCTTGAGCGCGGCCCTCCTGCTCCTGTTCGTCACCTTGGGGTTGCTCGGGCAACGCGCGGGCCTGCGCATGGGCGGGGTGGCCTTGGGGACGCTCCTCAGCGTGCTGGCCGTCATGGGTTCGGCCGCCATCGGCTGGGCCCTCCTGCAGTGGCTACCCCGCTTCCATCCAGAAGCCGGGCACCTGCACGGGAGCATGTTCCACTCGGAAGGGCCGTACGTCTTGGCGCTCGCTCTGGCGGTGACAGGCTTCACTCTCGTGTTGACGGCGGTGGGTCGTCGCCTCGCTTCGGTAGGTGAGCTTGCCCTGGGCGCATCCATCCTCCCCATGCTTTCGGCCGTGGCCCTGGGTGTCGTGGCACCCATGGGTGCCATGAACCTGCAGTGGCCGGCCCTGGCCATGTTGCTGGCGGCCGCCGTGGCGCTGCGGGTCGGCCGCGGTGTGCGTCCGGGTTGGGTACGGTGGATCCTGTGGCTGGCGTTGTCGGTTCCGGTGCTGGCCTTTGGCGTGCCCCTGGTGGAGCTGCTGTGGCTGGCCATGAGCTTTGGCCTCGCGGCGGCGCTCGGCGGACTGATCGCCCTCTTTGCGCTCATGCTGTGGCCGTTGTTGGACCTGGCCCGTGAGCCGAACGGCTGGTGGAGTACCACCGTCGCCATCGTCGCGGCGGCTGTGCTGATCGGCGTGGGGCTGGCCCGTGCTCGCCCCAGCCCGGACCGTCCGCTTCCGTCGACGCTGCTCTACGTCATGGACCGCGGGGACGGCTCGGCGGTTTGGGCCATGGACCCGGCCGCGCGCGCGGCGGACGCTACGGCACGGGCCGATCTGATCTGGGAGCGGGAGAAGGGGGGTGTTCCCGACACGGTCCGCGCACTTCCGGCGGTATTGCCCGCCCAACTTCAGTACGCGACCTCTCCAGCGCCGCCTGTGGGCGCGGCGCCCATCGAAGTGGCGTTGGTCACGGACTCTGCGCGGAGTGGAGCGACGGCGCCGATCCAGGTGCGCGTACGTTCGGCGCTGGGCGCCGAGGCCCTACGCTTCCAATTCCCCGAGGGCGGCGTGCGCCCCCTGGCGATCAACGGCCAGCCGCTTTCGGGGATGCCCGGCCTGACCACCGTGGATCACTGGGGCACGCCGGCAGCGGACGCCGTGGTTCTCGATCTCGATCCGGTGTCCATTCGTGGCCCCGTTTTGTTCACCGTGGTCGAGACGCTGCTGCGGCCGGAGGAGTTGCTCGGCGCACAGGCCTTCGCCCGGCCGCCCGAGTTGGCTCCGGACATCACGCGGTACAGCGACCGCGCGCTGATCCGCACCCCCGTTCAGATCGACCTGTCCACCCGGGGCGTCACGCTGGGCACCGGGGGAGTGGCCCAGGCGCCCGCGGCAGGACCCGCGCCCACGCTCGAGCCCGAGGTCGCGGTCGAGCTGTTCGCGCGCGACCGGATCTCCACGGTCGATCCCGAGTTCGCGACGACGTTCAGCCCGGATGGACGGACGCTCTATTTCAATCGCACCGATGCACGCCGCCAGCGCTTTGCGCTGCTGGCCTCGCTGCTGAGGGGCTCGACCTGGAGCGACCCCGAGCCGGTCCCCTTTGCCGCGGCGGACGGACGCGACATCGACCCGTTCGTCGCGCCGGATGGCGATCGGATCTGGTTCAGCTCCGATCGACCGCGCGCCGGCACTTCCGTGTCTTCGTTTTCCACCTGGTACGTGGAACGGACAGCTACCGGTTGGAGCGCGCCCATCGATCCAGGAGTGCCGTTCAACTCCGACTCCGCCGACGTGTTCGTATCGCAGGCCCGCGACGGAACGGTGGTCTTCAGTTCGACGCGCAGCGGTCCCCGCCGAGTCTACCAGACGCATCCCGAGCGCGATGGTTGGGCGGAGCCCGTGGCACTCCGCTTCGGATCACTGGAGGAGGCCAGCAACCCACTGATCGCGCCGGACGGTTCGTTCATCCTGCTCAGCCTGGTGGGACCTACCGAAGCGGCGCCGGACCTCTACGTCACGTGTCGAGGGCCGGACGGCGACTGGGAGGCGCCCCGGCGCCTCCCGGATGGAATCAACTCGCCCTTCGCCGAGTTCGCGCCCGCCCTGCACCCGGTCGATGGGGCCCTCTATTTCACCTCGGAGCGGCCCGGAATCCTGGGACCCGTGCCGGATTCGATCCGCCCGCCCGGCGACCTGTATCGCGCGGACCCGACGTGGCGGGTTCCCTGTGACACCACGGGGCGAAGTCGGGAACCCGTTCCCGGCGTTCCCTGA
- a CDS encoding DUF5916 domain-containing protein — protein MSLIPSALILAAALQAGGLSDDSEPSAPTPKAESTVPATTVSHDGSALQLDILNPWFAQPALLIDGRLDEAAWAEAPLLHGFTQFEPLEGVPATQRTEVRVLVSDDALYLAVEAWDQEAGGIRATLAKRDSYGRSDDYVRFVLDTFNDQRRAFVFQVNPLGVQGDGLWLEGGRGGGGGGAPVDWNPDFVWESAGQVLPDRYVVELRIPFKSLRFPADPLQDWGFQVVRRIQRNGYEESWAPLTNDQANRLAQSGRLVGLRDLDPGLFLEVNPVVTASRSGALDAEGAGFQPGPIIGDFGLNVTYGLTSNLTLDGTYNPDFSQVEADAGQITVNERFAVFLPEKRPFFLEGTDVFAMPKQLVYTRSIANPVGAAKVSGKVGNLSVAYVGAVDQVGSDGNDPVVNLVRLKQDVGASSTVGLAYTDRTRPGADFNRVVGADGRFVMGGRYTLNLLAAASADGAVDNNTDVGSLLVARFGRSGRSFGFDAGVEDVTSDFRAGSGFIRRVGYTQLDAGAGYTWRGKRGALLESLSPSIGMSGFWDRDAFWAGGGPVESQIDLGAFVSLRGNVGAFLSVARSSFANPAADYEGLFLTDESGTAEAPFAPGSSLFRGLDAVRVRGWVNSWERVRLNGGASWSETPIFDRALGLPADRGQSWSGDLNVAVYPTASLTTEVGLRHVRLVRDRDGSVYSTATLPRLQARYQFSRALFLRAIAEYASQERGPVRDPSSGLSLSFCADGVCSLQDGSSAYDVSVEALLGYEPSPGTVLFAGYSRQMRDSLGFRFRDLATQADGLFVKVSYRLRM, from the coding sequence ATGTCTTTGATTCCCTCTGCGTTGATCCTCGCCGCGGCCCTGCAGGCAGGCGGCCTGTCCGACGACTCCGAGCCTTCGGCGCCCACCCCCAAGGCTGAATCGACGGTGCCGGCTACCACGGTCAGTCACGACGGGTCGGCATTGCAGCTCGACATCCTGAACCCCTGGTTCGCCCAACCCGCCCTCCTCATCGACGGCCGCCTCGACGAGGCGGCCTGGGCGGAGGCCCCTCTCCTGCACGGGTTCACGCAATTCGAGCCCCTGGAGGGGGTACCGGCCACGCAGCGGACGGAGGTCAGGGTCCTGGTCAGCGACGACGCCCTGTACCTGGCGGTCGAGGCCTGGGACCAGGAGGCGGGCGGAATCCGCGCCACTCTGGCCAAGCGGGACAGCTACGGCCGCTCCGACGACTATGTGCGCTTCGTGCTGGATACCTTCAACGACCAGCGGCGCGCCTTCGTCTTCCAGGTCAATCCCCTGGGGGTGCAGGGAGACGGACTCTGGCTGGAAGGAGGCAGGGGAGGCGGCGGAGGTGGCGCCCCGGTGGACTGGAACCCCGACTTCGTCTGGGAGTCGGCCGGCCAGGTGCTCCCTGACCGGTATGTGGTCGAGCTGAGGATCCCCTTCAAGAGTCTGCGCTTCCCGGCAGACCCGCTGCAGGACTGGGGCTTCCAGGTGGTCCGCCGCATCCAGCGCAACGGGTATGAAGAGTCCTGGGCGCCGCTGACCAACGATCAGGCCAACCGCCTCGCCCAGTCGGGGCGTCTGGTGGGCCTCCGCGATCTGGACCCCGGGCTCTTCCTGGAGGTCAATCCCGTCGTGACCGCGAGCCGCTCGGGCGCGCTGGACGCGGAGGGCGCGGGGTTCCAGCCCGGACCGATCATCGGGGACTTCGGACTGAACGTCACCTACGGCCTCACGTCGAACCTCACGCTGGACGGAACCTACAACCCCGACTTCAGTCAGGTCGAAGCGGACGCCGGTCAGATCACGGTCAATGAGCGCTTCGCCGTGTTCCTGCCCGAAAAGCGCCCCTTCTTCCTCGAGGGCACGGACGTGTTCGCCATGCCCAAGCAACTCGTCTACACCCGTTCGATCGCGAATCCCGTGGGTGCAGCCAAGGTGTCCGGCAAAGTCGGGAACCTGAGCGTCGCCTATGTGGGAGCGGTGGATCAGGTGGGGAGTGACGGGAACGATCCGGTCGTGAATCTGGTGCGCCTGAAGCAGGACGTGGGAGCCAGCTCCACCGTGGGGCTGGCCTACACCGATCGCACCAGGCCCGGAGCGGACTTCAATCGCGTGGTCGGCGCGGATGGTCGGTTCGTGATGGGCGGCCGCTACACGCTGAATCTCCTGGCCGCGGCCAGCGCGGACGGCGCCGTCGACAACAACACCGACGTCGGATCCCTGCTGGTTGCACGCTTCGGTCGCTCGGGTCGCTCGTTCGGCTTCGACGCAGGCGTCGAGGACGTGACCTCCGACTTTCGGGCAGGCAGCGGCTTCATCCGGCGCGTGGGGTACACGCAGCTGGACGCAGGAGCAGGGTACACCTGGCGGGGAAAGCGGGGCGCCCTGCTGGAAAGCCTGAGTCCCTCCATCGGGATGAGCGGCTTCTGGGATCGCGACGCCTTCTGGGCAGGCGGAGGCCCGGTCGAATCACAGATCGACCTCGGCGCCTTCGTTTCTCTGCGAGGCAACGTCGGTGCATTCCTCTCGGTGGCGCGCTCCAGCTTCGCCAATCCTGCAGCCGATTACGAGGGGTTGTTCCTGACGGACGAGAGCGGAACTGCGGAGGCGCCCTTCGCGCCAGGGAGCTCACTCTTCCGGGGCCTCGATGCCGTGCGGGTACGCGGTTGGGTGAACTCGTGGGAGCGCGTCCGTCTCAACGGCGGCGCCTCCTGGAGCGAAACCCCCATCTTCGACCGAGCGCTGGGCCTGCCCGCAGACCGTGGGCAGAGCTGGAGCGGTGACCTGAACGTCGCGGTCTATCCCACCGCCTCACTCACGACCGAGGTGGGACTGCGACACGTCCGTCTGGTTCGGGACCGGGATGGCAGCGTCTACTCGACGGCCACCCTGCCACGCCTGCAGGCACGGTATCAATTCAGCCGCGCTCTCTTCCTGCGCGCCATCGCCGAGTACGCCAGCCAGGAACGCGGGCCGGTGCGTGACCCGAGTAGCGGGCTGTCGCTCTCCTTCTGTGCCGACGGCGTGTGCTCCCTGCAGGACGGTTCGAGCGCCTACGATGTCTCGGTGGAGGCACTGCTCGGGTATGAACCCTCGCCCGGCACCGTGCTGTTCGCGGGGTATTCGCGTCAGATGCGCGACAGCCTGGGCTTCCGCTTCCGCGACCTGGCCACCCAAGCCGACGGCCTCTTCGTGAAGGTGAGCTACCGCCTGCGGATGTAG
- a CDS encoding CocE/NonD family hydrolase — protein sequence MRDPLSGAFSRREFNRRLGLAGAGFALFGPGACARAGGDAADADYETARELDIMVPMRDGIRLATDIHRPARDGVPVEGRFPVLLERTPYGKHLPSRSEVRAGAVDDPWSRAQVADYFVRLGYVVVYQDVRGRYGSEGAYVKYLDDAPDGYDTCAWILEQSWCDGSIGTKGLSYAAHTQGALASAGAPGVAAMFVDSGAFSNSYQGGIRQGGAFELKQATWAYSNGLRDPAVQADPALKAAIEAEDIRAWFARMPWSPGDSPVARIPEYEDYLFEQWTQGNFDDYWKQAGIYAEGFWDQWPDCPQVHMSSWYDAYARTATDNFVGLSARKRGPIRLIMGPWTHGDRSETFAGDVDFGPGATVDGNLAADFWELRRRWFDRWLRDVANGVDEEPTVRYFLMGGGSGRKNAAGRMEHGGRWKTADDWPLPDTAFTRYYLHGDGGLRTEAPASDMEPRSYHYDPRDPVPSIGGTITSGAPIMYGGAFDQRESDAVYGAKPPFTRLADRPDVLVFQTDPLREDVEITGPIEVKLWVSSDAPDTDFTMKLVDVHPPNEDYPEGFEMNITDGILRARYRDSWESPSLMEPSRVYEIRIAPFPTSNLFVAGHRIRLDISSSNYPHFDLNFNTGEPEGQATGSRVARNTVYLDAARPSHVVLPIVPSLR from the coding sequence ATGCGCGACCCTCTTTCGGGCGCCTTCTCTCGACGCGAATTCAACCGCCGGCTGGGTCTGGCGGGGGCCGGGTTCGCGCTGTTCGGGCCCGGCGCCTGCGCGCGCGCCGGTGGGGATGCCGCCGACGCTGACTACGAGACCGCCCGCGAGCTGGACATCATGGTGCCCATGCGCGACGGCATCCGGCTGGCGACCGACATCCACCGACCGGCCCGCGACGGGGTGCCTGTGGAGGGTCGCTTCCCGGTGCTGCTCGAACGCACGCCCTACGGGAAACACCTGCCGAGCCGCTCCGAGGTACGGGCGGGCGCGGTGGACGATCCCTGGTCTCGAGCGCAGGTGGCCGACTACTTCGTGCGCCTCGGCTATGTGGTCGTCTACCAGGACGTGCGCGGGCGCTACGGGTCGGAGGGAGCCTATGTGAAGTACCTGGACGATGCGCCCGACGGCTACGACACGTGCGCGTGGATCCTGGAGCAGTCCTGGTGCGACGGATCCATCGGTACCAAGGGACTCTCGTACGCCGCGCACACCCAGGGTGCCCTGGCCAGCGCCGGCGCACCTGGCGTCGCCGCCATGTTCGTGGATTCGGGTGCCTTCTCCAACAGCTACCAGGGAGGCATCCGACAGGGGGGCGCCTTCGAGCTGAAGCAGGCCACCTGGGCCTACAGCAACGGCCTACGGGATCCCGCGGTGCAGGCCGACCCCGCTCTCAAGGCAGCGATCGAGGCAGAGGACATCCGCGCCTGGTTCGCGCGCATGCCCTGGAGCCCTGGGGACTCGCCGGTGGCGCGCATTCCGGAGTACGAGGACTACCTGTTCGAACAGTGGACGCAGGGCAACTTCGACGACTACTGGAAACAGGCGGGCATCTACGCCGAGGGGTTCTGGGATCAGTGGCCCGATTGCCCTCAGGTGCACATGAGCTCGTGGTACGATGCCTACGCGCGCACCGCGACCGACAACTTCGTCGGGCTGAGCGCGCGCAAGCGCGGACCGATCCGCTTGATCATGGGTCCGTGGACGCACGGAGATCGGTCGGAGACCTTCGCCGGGGACGTGGACTTCGGACCGGGCGCCACGGTGGACGGCAACCTGGCGGCCGACTTCTGGGAGCTACGACGCCGCTGGTTCGATCGCTGGTTGCGTGACGTGGCCAACGGCGTCGACGAAGAGCCCACGGTGCGCTACTTCCTCATGGGCGGAGGCAGCGGCCGCAAGAACGCGGCGGGCCGCATGGAGCACGGGGGCCGCTGGAAGACCGCCGACGATTGGCCGCTCCCCGACACGGCGTTCACGCGCTATTACCTGCACGGCGATGGTGGCCTCCGTACGGAAGCGCCCGCGTCGGACATGGAGCCACGGTCCTACCACTATGATCCTCGGGATCCCGTTCCCTCGATCGGAGGCACCATCACGTCCGGTGCGCCGATCATGTACGGGGGAGCGTTCGACCAGCGCGAGAGCGACGCCGTCTACGGGGCGAAGCCCCCCTTCACCCGCCTCGCCGACCGCCCCGACGTGCTGGTGTTCCAGACCGACCCGCTCCGCGAGGACGTCGAGATCACCGGTCCCATCGAAGTGAAGCTCTGGGTCAGCTCGGATGCGCCGGACACCGACTTCACCATGAAGCTGGTCGACGTCCATCCCCCGAACGAGGACTACCCGGAGGGGTTCGAGATGAACATCACGGACGGGATCCTGCGGGCGCGCTACCGGGACTCGTGGGAGAGTCCCTCCCTGATGGAGCCTTCACGCGTCTACGAGATCCGCATCGCGCCGTTTCCCACCTCGAACCTGTTCGTCGCCGGGCACCGGATCCGTCTGGACATTTCGAGCTCCAACTATCCGCACTTCGATCTGAACTTCAATACCGGAGAGCCCGAGGGTCAGGCAACGGGGTCTCGGGTGGCTCGCAACACGGTGTACCTGGACGCGGCGCGCCCCTCTCACGTCGTGCTGCCCATCGTGCCTTCGCTGCGCTGA
- a CDS encoding CBS domain-containing protein codes for MKVKDVMSRKVFSIRVDKKAFTARQIMDWAHIRHVPVVDRANRVVGVVSHRDVLEASVSSLTEHGPRVDADRPLMDAPIVALMHKPARTTVPDATVAEAARIMLDEHLGCLPVVEGDVLVGIVTEADLLRVLVECPNAR; via the coding sequence GTGAAGGTCAAGGACGTGATGTCCCGGAAGGTGTTCAGCATCCGGGTGGACAAGAAGGCGTTCACCGCCCGTCAGATCATGGACTGGGCGCACATCCGGCACGTTCCCGTGGTGGATCGTGCCAACCGTGTCGTCGGCGTCGTGAGCCACCGCGACGTGCTTGAAGCGTCGGTCTCGTCACTGACCGAGCATGGGCCGCGTGTGGACGCGGACCGGCCACTGATGGACGCTCCCATCGTGGCGCTCATGCACAAACCCGCGCGCACCACCGTGCCAGACGCCACGGTGGCCGAAGCCGCTCGCATCATGCTCGATGAGCATCTGGGGTGCCTTCCCGTCGTTGAAGGGGACGTACTGGTGGGCATCGTCACCGAGGCGGACCTGCTGCGGGTCCTGGTGGAGTGCCCCAACGCACGTTGA
- a CDS encoding amidase family protein, with amino-acid sequence MGTTPLCAQTTDGLASASIADLNAAFEAGTLTAERLVRMSLARIEAYDAAGPALGAVLWLNPHALETARALDRERRERGPRSALHGIPVVLKDNIDTADLPTTAGSSLLLGSIPPDDAFLVQRLRAAGAIVLAKVNLSELASGVTLSSVAGPMRNPHDPSRSPSGSSGGTGVAIAAAYAPIGFGTDTGGSVRGPSTANGIVGLKPTMGLLSRDGIVPLALSFDVPGPMARQVADIAAVLNVVTAVDAADPVTQTGAGSSRVDFTSFLDAKALAGARIGVARDFFGQDAEVDWIMEASLQAMRDAGATVVDVRLPRWLLQSKEEWYTTIRWREFRAQIPTYLSTLDAGYPRTLAEMIERSQRLTSPTPEGQQPNPTRWGLFLQEEDSGTLQDAEYVSVRDHALPLMRTLIEGLMNGEGLDVIVYPTSATRPGLVTGGGGGGPSATNIANLTGFPDLIVPAGFTSDLLPVGMSFLGRPFSEPRLLALGYAFEQRTQARRDPALTPPLRGERIR; translated from the coding sequence ATGGGCACCACTCCTCTCTGCGCTCAGACCACAGACGGCTTGGCCAGCGCATCGATTGCCGACCTCAACGCGGCCTTCGAGGCTGGCACCCTGACCGCCGAACGCCTCGTGCGCATGTCCCTGGCGCGCATCGAGGCCTATGATGCCGCGGGTCCAGCGCTGGGTGCCGTCCTCTGGCTGAACCCGCACGCACTCGAGACCGCTCGGGCGCTGGATCGGGAGCGCCGTGAACGCGGACCGCGCTCCGCGCTCCACGGCATTCCGGTTGTGCTCAAGGACAACATCGACACGGCCGACCTGCCCACCACGGCCGGGTCGTCCCTGCTGCTGGGCTCGATCCCCCCCGACGACGCCTTCCTCGTGCAACGGCTGCGGGCCGCCGGCGCCATCGTGCTCGCCAAGGTCAACCTGAGCGAGCTCGCCTCGGGCGTCACGTTGAGCTCGGTGGCTGGCCCCATGAGGAACCCGCACGACCCCAGCCGCTCCCCTTCGGGATCGTCGGGAGGGACGGGAGTCGCCATCGCGGCCGCCTACGCACCGATCGGATTCGGAACGGACACGGGGGGCTCCGTGCGGGGCCCGTCGACCGCCAACGGCATCGTGGGCCTGAAGCCGACGATGGGGCTGCTCAGTCGAGACGGAATCGTCCCGCTGGCGCTTTCGTTCGACGTGCCGGGCCCCATGGCTCGCCAGGTGGCGGACATTGCCGCGGTCCTGAACGTCGTGACCGCCGTGGACGCGGCCGACCCGGTCACCCAGACGGGCGCCGGCTCGAGCCGAGTCGACTTCACATCGTTTCTCGACGCCAAAGCGCTGGCAGGAGCCCGTATCGGGGTGGCCCGCGACTTCTTCGGCCAGGACGCCGAAGTGGACTGGATCATGGAGGCGTCGTTGCAAGCCATGCGCGACGCCGGCGCCACCGTGGTGGACGTTCGCCTTCCCCGCTGGCTGCTCCAGTCCAAGGAGGAGTGGTACACGACCATCCGCTGGCGGGAGTTCCGGGCTCAGATCCCGACCTACCTGTCGACGTTGGACGCGGGCTACCCTCGTACGCTCGCCGAGATGATCGAGCGCTCGCAACGACTGACCTCGCCCACGCCGGAAGGCCAGCAGCCCAATCCCACGCGGTGGGGACTGTTCCTCCAGGAGGAGGACAGCGGCACCCTGCAGGACGCCGAATACGTGTCCGTCCGCGACCATGCGCTGCCGCTCATGCGCACGCTGATCGAGGGTCTCATGAACGGAGAAGGTCTCGACGTGATCGTCTATCCCACCTCAGCGACCCGCCCGGGTCTGGTGACCGGTGGTGGGGGGGGCGGCCCCTCGGCCACCAACATCGCCAACCTGACGGGCTTCCCGGACCTCATCGTCCCGGCCGGCTTCACCAGCGACCTGCTGCCCGTGGGGATGAGCTTTCTGGGGCGGCCATTCAGCGAGCCGCGCCTCCTGGCCCTGGGCTACGCGTTCGAACAACGCACGCAGGCCCGTCGCGACCCGGCGCTCACTCCGCCGCTGCGTGGGGAGCGCATCCGCTGA
- a CDS encoding trimeric intracellular cation channel family protein — MTPASLFDLIELAAVLSAGLFGVLLARKKGMDFVGVFSVSCIIAFGGGTLRDLFLDRTPLFWIGSPEYPVLIFVLSLLASVLRFPEESRLIRWLFVPDALGLGLFSALGAGYALAAGTSLFVASLLGVITGTFGGVLGDIVSNEIPSLFRSGTTLYATCAFVGSWVFLVLQVAGVPEPWPVTAGIVTTVSMRLGAVLGEWHLPALR, encoded by the coding sequence ATGACTCCCGCGTCCCTCTTCGATCTGATCGAGCTGGCGGCCGTTCTGTCCGCCGGGTTGTTCGGCGTGCTGCTCGCACGCAAAAAGGGGATGGACTTCGTCGGCGTCTTCTCCGTGTCCTGTATCATCGCCTTCGGAGGAGGAACGCTCCGCGACCTCTTCCTGGACCGTACCCCCCTCTTCTGGATCGGAAGCCCCGAATACCCGGTGCTGATCTTCGTGCTGTCGCTGCTTGCCTCCGTCCTGCGTTTTCCAGAAGAGAGCCGGCTGATCCGCTGGCTGTTCGTCCCGGACGCCCTCGGGCTCGGCCTTTTCAGCGCGCTGGGCGCCGGGTATGCGCTGGCCGCCGGCACCTCGTTGTTCGTGGCCTCGCTGCTGGGGGTCATCACCGGGACCTTCGGGGGCGTCCTGGGTGACATCGTCTCGAACGAGATCCCCAGCCTGTTCCGCTCGGGAACTACGCTCTACGCCACCTGCGCTTTTGTCGGGAGCTGGGTCTTTCTGGTGTTGCAGGTGGCTGGTGTGCCCGAGCCCTGGCCGGTCACGGCCGGGATCGTCACCACGGTCTCGATGCGGTTGGGGGCAGTGCTCGGGGAGTGGCACCTGCCGGCACTGCGCTGA